A portion of the Echeneis naucrates chromosome 5, fEcheNa1.1, whole genome shotgun sequence genome contains these proteins:
- the LOC115044087 gene encoding G-protein coupled receptor 61-like — protein sequence MEPMWNSSHPPPQLMSNVSASSLPEGWALSQSLALLAMLLMDLLAVVGNVAVMAVIAKAPQLHKFAFVFHLCVVDLLAALVLMPLGMLSSRAFFGEALCRSYLFLSVCLVSAAILSISVINVERYYYIIHPMRYEVKMTVGLVTSVLVGIWVKALAMSALPLLAWFLQGGKTPLLESSGVGGGGSGAVPSPPAQGHRRCSLHWTGGGSNRLAFMVLFTLVYFLCPLLVILVVYCNVFKVARVAAMHHGPLPTWMETPRRQRSESLSSRSTMVTSSGTGTGTGRVTPHRPFGGGKAAAVLAAVGGQFLCCWLPYFTFHLYSALAASPPATLATLEEVVTWIGYFCFTSNPFFYGCLNRQIREELGKHLPCLFRRAGVEVEDRLPSREGSIEENFLQFLQGTGCNLDPQNSHSTSSPKGEACCPVAQCQTAEPAQPIPIDFRIPGQIAEETSEFIETEQVKNNHIYTEN from the coding sequence ATGGAGCCGATGTGGAACTCCTCCCACCCACCTCCACAGCTCATGTCCAATGTGTCTGCCTCCTCTCTGCCTGAGGGCTGGGCTCTCTCCCAGTCGTTAGCCCTGCTGGCCATGCTGCTCATGGATCTGCTGGCTGTGGTGGGTAATGTAGCTGTCATGGCAGTCATTGCCAAGGCCCCACAGCTCCACAAGTTTGCCTTCGTCTTCCACCTGTGTGTGGTGGACTTGCTGGCAGCCCTGGTGCTGATGCCCCTTGGCATGCTCTCGAGCCGAGCATTCTTCGGGGAGGCCCTGTGCCGGAGCTACCTCTTTCTCAGCGTGTGCCTGGTCAGCGCTGCcatcctctccatctctgtcatcAATGTAGAGCGGTATTACTATATCATACACCCTATGCGATATGAAGTGAAGATGACTGTTGGCCTGGTTACGTCAGTGCTCGTGGGGATATGGGTCAAAGCCCTGGCCATGTCTGCTCTGCCACTGCTTGCTTGGTTCCTGCAAGGTGGAAAAACTCCTCTTCTGGAGAGCAGTggggttggaggaggaggaagtggggCTGTCCCATCTCCCCCTGCTCAGGGTCACCGGCGCTGCTCACTGCATTGGACAGGGGGCGGGTCAAACCGCTTGGCCTTTATGGTCCTCTTTACTCTGGTATATTTCCTGTGTCCACTACTAGTCATTCTTGTTGTGTACTGCAATGTGTTCAAAGTGGCTCGGGTAGCTGCCATGCACCACGGGCCTCTGCCCACCTGGATGGAAACGCCTCGTCGCCAGCGGTCCGAATCGCTCAGCAGCCGTTCCACCATGGTTACCAGCTCTGGGACtgggacagggacaggaagagTGACTCCACATCGGCCCTTTGGCGGAGGAAAGGCTGCGGCAGTGTTAGCAGCAGTAGGGGGGCAATTCCTCTGTTGCTGGCTGCCCTACTTCACTTTCCACCTGTATTCAGCTCTGGCTGCCAGCCCTCCAGCCACACTGGCCACTCTGGAGGAAGTGGTCACCTGGATTGGCTATTTCTGCTTCACCTCCAATCCCTTCTTCTATGGCTGTCTCAACAGACAGATCCGCGAGGAGCTGGGCAAGCATCTGCCGTGTCTATTTCGTCGAGCGGGGGTTGAGGTGGAGGACAGGCTGCCCAGCCGTGAAGGATCCATAGAGGAAAACTTCCTTCAGTTTCTCCAGGGCACCGGCTGCAACTTGGATCCTCAAAACTCTCACAGCACCTCCAGCCCTAAGGGAGAGGCCTGCTGCCCTGTGGCTCAGTGCCAAACAGCTGAGCCAGCACAGCCAATACCCATCGATTTCCGTATTCCTGGACAAATTGCAGAGGAGACTTCGGAGTTTATTGAGACTGAACAGGTGAAAAACAACCACATAtatacagaaaattaa